A stretch of the Clostridium fungisolvens genome encodes the following:
- a CDS encoding amino acid ABC transporter ATP-binding protein — MIDIKNLDKIIGNNHILKSINLNINEGKTTVVIGPSGSGKTTLLRCLNLLEIPNEGEITLGDMTIVFHKDAKLSEKEIISFRKQTGMVFQGFNLFPHMNVLQNVMEGQVTVLKRSKEEAKDKSRKLLAKVGLSEKENSYPYELSGGQQQRVAIARAMAMDPKIILFDEPTSALDPELEAEVLKVMKELAVEGMTMVVVTHNMNFAKEVAHKVVFMEDGKILQEGSPEEIFTNPKNERMNRFLNILT, encoded by the coding sequence ATGATTGATATAAAAAATTTAGACAAGATTATAGGAAATAATCACATTTTAAAATCGATCAATTTAAATATTAATGAAGGCAAAACAACTGTTGTTATCGGTCCATCTGGATCAGGAAAAACAACATTACTTAGGTGTTTAAACCTTCTTGAAATTCCAAACGAAGGAGAAATTACTTTAGGTGATATGACTATCGTCTTTCATAAAGATGCCAAGCTTTCTGAAAAGGAAATAATTTCTTTTAGGAAGCAAACAGGAATGGTATTTCAAGGGTTTAATTTATTTCCACACATGAACGTACTTCAGAATGTAATGGAAGGACAAGTAACTGTTTTAAAGCGTTCAAAAGAAGAAGCAAAAGACAAGTCAAGAAAACTCTTAGCTAAAGTAGGTTTGAGTGAAAAAGAAAATAGCTATCCATACGAATTATCAGGTGGTCAACAGCAAAGGGTTGCCATTGCTAGAGCTATGGCTATGGATCCGAAGATTATACTTTTTGATGAGCCAACCTCGGCTTTAGACCCGGAACTGGAAGCAGAAGTTCTTAAAGTTATGAAAGAATTAGCTGTAGAAGGAATGACAATGGTAGTTGTAACCCATAATATGAATTTTGCTAAGGAAGTTGCACATAAGGTCGTATTTATGGAAGATGGCAAAATACTTCAAGAGGGTAGCCCTGAAGAGATTTTTACAAACCCTAAAAATGAAAGAATGAATAGATTTTTAAATATACTAACTTAA